The genomic region CAATTAAGTACAGTACAGCCATACGCACGGCTACACCATTTTCTACTTGATTTAATATTATAGCCTGATCAGAATCTGCTACATCACTAGTAATCTCCACACCTCTATTTATAGGACCTGGATGCATGATCACTATTTTCTTTTTAAGACTGTCCAGCAATTCCATATTCACTCCATACTGTTGCACATACTCACGCACACTAGGGAAATAAGATATGTCCATACGTTCATTTTGAACACGCAACATGTTTGCCACATCACACCATTCTAGCGCCTTACGAAGATTATACTCTACCTTAACGCCTAGCGAGGCAATATGCGTAGGGATTAAAGTGGCAGGACCACATACCATGACCTCGGCACCTAGTTTTTGAAGACAGTAAATATTAGAAAGGGCTACACGACTGTGTAAAATATCACCTACGATCACAATCTTTTTACCTTCTAACGTACCTAGTTTTTCTCTTATACTATAAGAGTCGAGTAAAGCCTGTGTAGGGTGTTCATGAGCACCATCACCAGCGTTTACAATACGTGCATCGACGTGTTTTGATAAAAACACACCAGCACCAGGATTAGGATGACGCATTACGACGATATCCACCTTCATTGCTAGGATATTATTAACGGTATCGACCAGCGTTTCTCCTTTTTTAACAGAGCTTTGCGC from Nonlabens arenilitoris harbors:
- a CDS encoding aspartate carbamoyltransferase catalytic subunit — protein: MSELSVDHLLGIKDLTKEDIQLIHTTADQFKEVINRPIKKVPSLRDITIANLFFENSTRTKLSFELAEKRLSADVINFSAAQSSVKKGETLVDTVNNILAMKVDIVVMRHPNPGAGVFLSKHVDARIVNAGDGAHEHPTQALLDSYSIREKLGTLEGKKIVIVGDILHSRVALSNIYCLQKLGAEVMVCGPATLIPTHIASLGVKVEYNLRKALEWCDVANMLRVQNERMDISYFPSVREYVQQYGVNMELLDSLKKKIVIMHPGPINRGVEITSDVADSDQAIILNQVENGVAVRMAVLYLIASKIQRND